One genomic window of Scylla paramamosain isolate STU-SP2022 chromosome 20, ASM3559412v1, whole genome shotgun sequence includes the following:
- the LOC135110166 gene encoding uncharacterized protein LOC135110166 isoform X2 — protein MAATVDYSHVKLLCIFMDPGAVVLFHALKCGTNKDASVTLVNHLTNLPDTSTANYRTLNGEQRRKAFTSSERNQMANDPSCQSFDITLLYKSIRLACENVAGPNDARWQDDTVMEGLITKIKDERNQWVHKKLQMTDEQQFLEKVEELKRIFIRTLQAIKDKYRVNDAETTNIIDNITRHIENICLAFDDKVILEMNFDKRLHLFKEVTVGHLRDIYRQFEYFDPLSFLNGSQERIHIQTVFSKLVLKQQPTSLEIDSLELLKVLTEESQPSQPVQDQKSHFALVSGIAGSGKTTLLTFILSEWLKKDCDRRVTHLEEYDIVLRILCRDTDAEDLETFLTLVLPPSLSSLPVFNKSLVNYLKNCKMLFLIDGLDELNSTSENLITNILNITKYNKKFSVLATSRPERVDQFLARTRQDYKQSHISIVGIPVPRRMEFAIQYSTSINQDKLREFIRKQGDMTLFELPLNLLFLVTLFEDNPDCIKENITQSSLYTNIHVWCTEKLRNRISVNPTWGKKRPQTLKTRIKRVVKEMYQMALQGLLQDRLSLSEEETERLTDCCEREDLPAQQVLGAFFTLQLSITNKVRQENYAMPHKGLMEHFAARHIIEHLQDRSVQEPGAIRSLLQGAARPQFQPLNLRGLRNLFWHVAGLLATPDFPKRPGTIKEVIDMLAETGTKWKEWLSLVEDTNYNESFLKGIARHVTENPPGGEIKIGDNTLASAAALLPHIPATTVVLDLKNKNVNVENVRALNDHHCSTLTLQHHYEHPGNLPASDTVIHAINRTRLKQFTGHLSAECVALLPECLTVLRLAVSSDEHASSLLAALTQAASSLPNLWWLDIMALRSPGPGWRQHSGGICFT, from the coding sequence ATGGCCGCGACAGTGGATTATTCACATGTCAAGCTGCTATGCATTTTCATGGATCCAGGAGCAGTTGTGCTCTTTCACGCTCTGAAATGCGGCACAAACAAGGACGCTTCCGTCACCCTCGTGAACCACCTGACCAACCTCCCAGACACTTCGACGGCCAATTACCGCACACTCAACGGCGAGCAGAGGAGGAAGGCGTTTACTTCCTCTGAGAGAAATCAGATGGCCAATGACCCCTCGTGCCAGAGCTTTGATATAACACTGCTGTACAAGAGCATAAGGCTGGCCTGCGAAAATGTTGCAGGACCCAATGATGCACGCTGGCAAGATGATACAGTGATGGAAGGCCTGATCACCAAAATAAAAGACGAGAGAAACCAGTGGGTGCATAAAAAGCTTCAGATGACAGATGAACAGCAGTTCCTGGAGAAAGTTGAGGAGCTCAAGAGAATCTTCATCAGAACCCTTCAGGCAATCAAGGACAAGTACAGAGTCAATGACGCTGAGACCACAAATATAATTGACAACATAACAAGGCATATAGAAAATATATGTCTAGCCTTTGATGATAAAGTTATCTTAGAGATGAATTTTGATAAACGGCTTCATTTGTTTAAGGAAGTGACAGTGGGTCACCTGAGAGATATTTACAGACAGTTTGAATATTTTGACCCACTGTCCTTCCTCAATGGATCCCAAGAACGGATCCACATCCAGACTGTATTTTCAAAACTTGTCCTTAAACAACAACCCACATCACTTGAAATAGACTCATTAGAACTTTTAAAAGTTCTAACAGAAGAGTCGCAGCCCTCGCAGCCTGTCCAGGACCAAAAGTCACACTTTGCTTTGGTGAGTGGTATCGCTGGGAGTGGTAAGACCACCCTGCTCACTTTCATCTTGTCAGAGTGGCTCAAAAAAGACTGTGACCGCCGCGTCACACACCTAGAGGAGTACGACATTGTACTCAGAATACTCTGCCGGGACACAGATGCCGAAGATCTGGAGACATTCCTGACCCTGGTTCTCCCGCCTAGTCTGTCTAGTCTGCCAGTGTTTAATAAGTCTCTTGTAAACTATTTAAAGAACTGTAAAATGCTGTTCCTCATCGATGGTCTGGATGAGCTGAACAGCACCTCTGAAAATCTCATCACTAATATTCTGAATATaactaaatataacaaaaaattttCAGTTCTCGCCACCTCACGACCAGAGCGAGTGGATCAGTTCTTGGCCCGCACACGACAGGACTATAAGCAATCACATATATCTATCGTGGGGATTCCTGTCCCTAGGAGGATGGAATTTGCAATCCAATATTCTACCTCCATAAACCAGGATAAGTTGAGGGAGTTCATAAGGAAACAAGGCGATATGACCTTGTTTGAGCTTCCCCTTAACCTTTTATTTCTGGTTACATTATTTGAAGACAATCCTGATTGcattaaagaaaacattacgCAGTCCAGCTTGTACACCAACATCCACGTTTGGTGCACAGAAAAGCTGCGCAACAGAATATCCGTGAACCCCACATGGGGAAAGAAGAGGCCACAGACCCTCAAGACGAGGATAAAAAGAGTGGTGAAAGAGATGTACCAAATGGCGCTACAAGGTCTGCTGCAGGACAGACTGAGCCTCTCAGAGGAGGAAACCGAGCGGCTGACGGattgctgtgagagagaggaccTGCCGGCCCAACAAGTCCTGGGAGCCTTCTTCACTCTACAGTTGTCTATCACCAACAAAGTACGCCAAGAAAACTACGCCATGCCCCACAAAGGGCTGATGGAACATTTTGCTGCTCGACATATCATAGAGCACCTTCAGGACAGATCCGTCCAAGAACCAGGAGCCATTAGGAGCCTGCTTCAGGGCGCTGCTCGGCCACAGTTTCAGCCTCTTAATCTTCGGGGTCTTCGTAACCTTTTCTGGCATGTGGCGGGACTGTTGGCCACACCAGACTTTCCAAAACGTCCCGGTACCATAAAGGAGGTGATAGATATGCTGGCAGAGACTGGCACAAAATGGAAAGAATGGCTGTCATTAGTGGAAGACACAAATTATAATGAAAGCTTCCTGAAGGGCATCGCTCGCCATGTCACAGAAAACCCTCCTGGTGGCGAAATAAAGATAGGAGACAATACGTTGGCCAGCGCTGCGGCACTGCTCCCCCATATTCCCGCAACAACAGTGGTTCTAGACCTGAAGAACAAAAACGTGAATGTGGAGAATGTTCGTGCCTTGAATGATCATCATTGCAGTACGTTGACGTTGCAGCACCATTACGAGCATCCCGGCAACCTACCCGCCTCAGACACAGTGATACACGCCATAAACAG